From the Lolium rigidum isolate FL_2022 chromosome 2, APGP_CSIRO_Lrig_0.1, whole genome shotgun sequence genome, one window contains:
- the LOC124685898 gene encoding GDSL esterase/lipase At5g03600-like — protein sequence MKLRPAVLDLLLLVVLVLSPNGGEARPAPAGGHPQKKLSSYSFFVFGDDFADNGNLPLTDPVTQMSRQWAYPYGSSYVDADRNPRPNTPSGRFSNYQIQSDFIATILGLEEAPPAHALTAEKTCDPSGMTFAYAGAGVLDSSSTHKVPTLAKQVDTFRKMVNDGIISEQQLSRSVALVAVSGNDYRGSSSNIGLSTPNDINAYIGRVTKEIAANVEQLQKLGVTKVVVNNLHPVGCTPLQTRTNNYTACDVFGNLGASVHNSNLKQTMEGKKNVHVADLYTAFSNIVDTAPGKGQELSKQFKRKLSPCCESFDSNGYCGQQGDSSELLYTVCDKSNKFFYWDDMHPTHAGWEAVMKQLEKPLREFVVQD from the exons ATGAAGCTTCGTCCGGCcgtcctcgacctcctcctcctcgtcgtccttgtTCTAAGCCCCAATGGCGGGGAGGCCCGGCCTGCACCTGCCGGCGGCCATCCTCAGAAGAAGCTGTCGAGCTACAGCTTCTTCGTCTTCGGGGATGATTTCGCCGACAACGGGAACCTCCCTCTAACAGACCCCGTCACCCAGATGTCGCGGCAATGGGCCTACCCCTACGGCTCCTCCTACGTTGACGCCGACAGAAACCCGCGACCAAATACTCCGTCGGGACGCTTCTCCAACTACCAAATCCAATCAGATTTCATCG CAACGATCTTGGGGCTCGAGGAAGCACCTCCGGCGCATGCTCTGACGGCGGAGAAAACCTGTGACCCGTCAGGCATGACCTTCGCCTATGCTGGCGCTGGCGTATTGGATAGCTCGTCGACGCACAAGGTCCCCACCCTTGCCAAGCAGGTCGACACTTTCAGGAAGATGGTCAACGACGGGATCATCTCTGAGCAGCAGCTCAGTCGCTCAGTGGCCCTCGTGGCCGTCTCCGGCAACGACTACCGCGGGAGCTCCAGCAACATTGGCCTAAGCACCCCCAACGAT ATCAATGCATATATTGGGAGGGTGACAAAGGAAATCGCAGCCAACGTGGAGCAGTTGCAGAAGCTAGGGGTGACAAAGGTTGTCGTCAATAACTTGCACCCCGTCGGATGCACACCATTGCAAACACGGACTAACAACTACACCGCCTGCGATGTCTTCGGAAATTTGGGTGCATCCGTCCATAACAGTAACCTCAAACAAACGATGGAGGGCAAGAAAAATGTCCACGTTGCCGACCTCTACACCGCCTTCAGTAATATTGTGGATACAGCCCCAG GTAAAGGCCAGGAGCTATCTAAACAATTCAAGCGCAAGCTTTCGCCGTGCTGCGAAAGTTTTGATTCAAACGGTTACTGCGGACAACAAGGCGATTCCTCGGAGCTTCTCTACACTGTGTGCGACAAGTCCAATAAGTTTTTCTACTGGGATGAcatgcacccgacacatgcaggGTGGGAGGCAGTGATGAAGCAATTGGAAAAGCCCTTGAGAGAGTTTGTTGTTCAAGACTAG